The Rosa chinensis cultivar Old Blush chromosome 7, RchiOBHm-V2, whole genome shotgun sequence DNA segment GACAGTAGGCAATCCCATCCTTAAGAAGCTTAGACAAAGCTCTTATCAGTCGGTGCATAATTAGCCTTCCATATAGAAGCCTTATATTATAGTTTCCAAGACTTTCCACCTATGatcataaataaaagaaaatgactTATTCAAGCAACAGCATATCATACATAAACCAAAATGCTACTGtgtgataattttttttattttttattattttcagaCTGACACCAAAAAGATATCTGCTGTCTCGATATTCTTCGAGACAATGCCATACAGATTGGACGAAACAACTGGTTACATTGACTATGATCAGGTACAGTGCTTACCCTTTCTCCTTTCTCGAACTTCTTTATTCTAAGGATTGGAAAGTCAACTTTGTATCATCATGGCATGCTTCTCCATATGACTTGCTTTCATTCAGGCTCAGAAATAGGATGTGAGAGGTTGTTGTCTGGTTTATTGTTATGCAgattatattaataaaatatgtatataATGATGTAGATGCCGGTAATATTCGACAGTATTAATTGTCATGACATGCTGATCTTTGCCATATTATTAGAACCAGGAACATAATCTTTATTTAGCTTTGGCCTTTGGACAAACTTGAATTtgtcttgttcttttttttgggtacatgtTTGCCTAAATATTTGGCTTTCAAGTCCCTACTTTTGTAAGGAATCACCATCATGTGACAGTACTGTAATATATTGAAACTATTTCTTTGCATGGATAAGTGCTCTGCTTTTTGCCAAGAGCTACTTTCAgtcttttactttccttcaaatCTTAATCTTTGTTTGTTGAGGGCTGACCTATGCCTCCAAAATATATCTGCAGTTGGAGAAAAGTGCCACACTATTCAGACCCAAATTAATAGTAGCTGGTGCCAGTGCTTATGCACGCTTGTATGATTATGCACGTATACGCAAGGTAAGCTTTTGCTTTAGGTTCGCCATTGTGGCAATGATCATGAAACACCTATAATACTGCATCCTTAAGTGAGATATTTTTCTTGTGTTGTTGTCAGGTCTGTGATAAGCAGAAAGCTATTTTGTTAGCTGATATGGCACACATCAGTGGATTGGTTGCGGCAGGTGTTATTCCATCTCCTTTTGagtatgcagatattgttacAACCACAACTCACAAGTCACTTCGTGGCCCTCGTGGGGCTATGATCTTCTTCAGGAAGGGGGTCAAAAATGTAAACAAGCAAGGACAAGAAGTGAGTTatactttttaattttaataaaaattaagtGAATAGAAGTGAAAGACAAaataagaagaaagaggagtGTAAGAAAAAGGTTTTATCTTACTCTAGTAATTTTGTTTGCATTGGTCAGTTCTCGTTCTTTTGGTACTACATTTAGCAAGTCCCAAAATGCTGCATCTAGAATGAAGTATAAATGTTAAGTTTCCTTCTACAGGTTATGTATGACTATGAAGACAAAATTAATCAGGCTGTCTTTCCTGGACTCCAAGGTGGTCCACACAATCACACCATATCTGGGTTAGCAGTTGCACTCAAGCAGGTAATTTGTCTGTGTTTTACGAAATATCTATTACATATGATCAGATTCTTGTGTCTTTGTTCTTTAATGATTATCCAATCTCTCTTTCTGTCTCTGAGTTTTCTTCAAGAAAATAGCCACTAATAAATTTGCATTGCTGATTATATTACAATTCTAGGCCACAACTCCAGAGTTCAAAGCTTACCAAGAGCAAGTTCTCAGTAACTCCGCAAAATTTGCAGAGGTCTGTGATCGTCACCTTTCCAACACATTTATGCTAATTAGCAATACTTTTCGTTTAGTTGGTTCTAATTAAGCTCTCATGAGTATTTTTGCCATCTAAAATGCACACAATACTTTGTTTCCATTATTGTTTTGAAAGTATATGTCTCACTAGTTTTCTCTTATAGCCTTATGCCCTCTAAACATGCAGAGCTTGCTAGAGAAGGGCTATGATCTTGTCTCTGGTGGAACTGACAACCATTTGGTGTTGGTAAATTTGAGGGACAAGGTAAAAGGAGATTCTTCCTTCCTATTATTATTTGTTCTTCGTTTTCTTTTCTGTATCAGGGAGATTTATTTGGACTAAGTATATTCTTTCTGCTTGTTAGACAAAATCCTAGGCCCTCGGGAATGATTATGACATGGTTACTTAAAGATAATATCACTGGACTGAACAACTCCAAAAGAGAGAGTATTGAACTCTGGAATAGATCTTAAGTTTCAAAGTTAGGTTCAAGAGTCTCACTAGCCATTTAGATCTTGTGGATAGCCAAATTTAGGATTGAAAGATGGGTTTTATGATGAATTCACTGATTCTGCTGTGATGCATGATTGGTTATGCATGAAAATATCAGCATATTCTTTTGGAACTTTTGACAGGGAATTGATGGCTCAAGAGTTGAAAAGGTTCTGGAAGCTGCTCATATTGCAGCAAATAAAAATACTGTCCCAGGGGATGTTTCTGCCATGGTCCCTGGTGGTATACGTATGGGTAAGACCTGGATTTTAACATTTTTCCAGCAGCTAGTCATAGCTAGGTACTTCTATTCTGATCAAGGTCCTGTTTTTGATTCTTCAGGAACCCCGGCTCTCACATCTAGGGGTTTTATGGAGGATGATTTTGAAAAAGTATCTGAGTATTTTGATGCAGCCGTGAAGATAGCCTTGAAGATTAAGGCTGCTACAAAAGGTGTATTCTGCAACGATATacacaatatatgcacacacgCACACATTATAGTTTGTAATGCTCATGCAGGTTTTTTGCATGCATATGATTGCAGGTACCAAGTTAAAGGATTTTGTGGCAACTCTGGAATCAGATGGTCAAATACAATCTGAGATTGCAAAGCTACGCCACGAGGTTGAGCAGTATGCTAAAGAATTTCCAACTATTGGATTTGAGAAAGAAACAATGAGATACAAAGAATGAAGAGCAAACCCCTGTCATTGTTACAGGTTGGTCAATCCCCTATCTGCACCTCCGACAACTGAACTACCACCTTGCTAGATGTTTATGAATTATTTCGGAGCATTCTTTTTGGGAAACGTTATCttattcattttctttcatttttgcaGATAAATTTGTTGAACAGGCAACAATTGTGCTTGCAAATGACTCCAATGCCTAAGCAGATATGATAAAACCTCAAAGATCTGCAATTTCATACAAGGAACACGTCAGACATTCACCAATACAATAATGAAGGAATCTGTTAGGTATTCAATACATGTTTGGATCTTATTTCTTGTTCCACTGATTCCTGTGCCGATTGTAATTCTTGATTATCTTTTCTTCAAAGCTTGTCCGCATTAGAGTAGATATTCGTCATCCTCTCAATAACCAAGGCTATTTTTCTATCCAATGAGTTCTCGTCAGCATGAAACTGTTGTAAACGTCTTTATTTATCCCGCTTTGATCTGGTTAATGGACAGTGATTCAGCAACCAAGGAAAAGTGGAAGCTAGTGTGTCAACACAGCAAGCATGAAATTTCTGCTTATGTAAATTTTATCAGAATGGAAGATTCATGGTAACTTTGAGATAAGTAGAATTTTATAAGGCGCAATTCAACTTCTTTCGAGACATACTCAAAAGGGCATCTGACTGAAATCAATTTTGGTATATCTGAAGGAAAAATGGAAGCTAGTGTGTCAACACGGCAAGCATAATATTTCTGCTTCATTTAAACTTTATTAGAATGGAAGATTCATCGACTTTGAGATGCGTAGAATTTTGTAAGGCGCTGTTGAActtcttttgagacatactcaAAAGGGCACCTGACTGAATCAATTTTGGTATATctgaaggaacaaccaacaaaTTGCGTACGCTACAGTAGGGCTTTTCAAACAAATGCTAcctgtttgttttatttttttattttttattttttattaaatgtAGATAGAGAATCTTTTCATTATTGTCTTTTGTGGCAAGAATGTTGTGTGGACTTGTTTTTGTGAGAACCGAGAAGAATCATACCTCAGGTTCTTGTGAGAACTAGTGAAGCTCGAGCTCTGAAACCTCAAAAACAAAAGCGGAGGAAGAGAGCAGTCTGTGAAAAGAGGAGGATGACCACTCCACTTCACTCCTCTCATCCCATTCTCAACCTCTTATCTGATGTAAATCATTCTAATCTCAACCTGTTGTCTGATGATAGTAAGCTTATGAATGTTTGTTTGCACATGTTTGCCATGCAGCGACGAAAGCTTACTGATGAATCTCCTAGCAACCCAACAGTGGCGTTCACGATAACCAGTATTTCGGATAGCTAAGTACCTAAGTATATAATGATGATTGGTTCTTGACTATATTCTTTATCAACTTTTCCCATTCTTACCATGAGTGTAACTTGTGAATTATGGGCATAGCTCTCAAGGCAATCATTTTGAATTTCCAGTTCCTATTGATGATAGATATTGCGATTGTATGTCCCTCTCTTGGCCCTAGTTGCTGCAGAAATAGTTGACCAATATCCGAAAACTGACATCGAGATGAATGATAACATAAAGTCTCAACTAGTCTAAATAGAGAAGATGAATTACTCAAATTCCTAACATAGAAATAACAATTACTAATTGATATCATGAGCTAATGAGATCCAAACTCTAACCACAGTTATCGTCATTTTTCCTTGCTACTAAAGGTCAACCAATTCCAAGAGTCACGACATGACCTCACTACCAACATTATCAACCCTCTTGAGCACTTTGTCCCAAAACAACTAGATTACGTAAAAGAGTTCACCATCACGTACTTTGACGGGAATAAGGCCCtccaattttgattatgaaagCATGTAGTATAACAAAATGTAGTTATGTGCATTTGATGGAAGCATTACGTATAAATTTTGTGTAAATTTTCAAGAAAAATAGACGAACCTACTATTATATTTCATGACTACGCAGTATAGAGCTTGATCTAGAGGAACACGTACCATGGACAGAAACTTGAAAGCGAGTTTAATCTAATTTTGTTAGAAAGTTTCTACAAAATAAGCCATGCATGAATGAGTAAACATAACTACTAAAATAATAGAGCTAAGACTACTGAAATATTGTAAAGCATCTTCACTTCCATGTTTCATTATTGAGATACTGTTGGAATGTTTCTACAAACGTAACCACTAAAACAATAGAGATCGAGACTAATGAAGCGTGAAGCATCTTCTTGTTTTACACGGCCCTCTCAAACTCACAGCTCATTCGTTCCATTTATTTAACTAGTGTTTGTTTCTGTACGTTTttgtttataactttatattGATTCTATATATGCGAAATTTAAACCAATCCACATCGATCAGACCGACCCAGCATTCGGCAAGTCGCTGGAATTTCTTGTCAAGTCCGGATGAACAATTCCAGCTGACGTACCGTGCCGGGCCTGCCGGCCATGCACGGTAACAGCGTTTCAGTAAAAACATATGGTAAAACTGTAAATCGATTGTTCctaaagaagaaacaaaacagTAATACTTATAAAACCGTATACTCTTAACTCTGACACTCACTCACTCTCAAATTAATGGCTACCATACCTCTGGAAACCGAGCTTGTCGAGGCCAAACACGGTGGCAAAGAAGTTATCGACATTGACGATGAAGACGATGAGTTGTCACCGATCGAGGAGGTTCGTCTAACAGTGTCAAACGAAGACGACCCGACGCTTCCAGTATGGACATTCCGCATGTGGTCCATAGGCCTCTTCTCGTGCGCCCTCCTCTCCTTCCTCAACACCTTCTTCTCCTACCGCACCGAGCCCCTCGTCATCTCCGTGATCTCCGTCCAGGTGGCGAGTCTCCCCCTCGGAAAGTTCATGGCGAGGACCCTGCCCACGAGGAAGTTCCGAATTGGCTCGAAAGAGTTTTCACTTAATCCTGGTGAGTTCAACATCAAGGAGCACGTGTTGATATCGATTTTTGCAAATGCCGGAGCAGGGTTTGGGAGCGGTCCGGCTTATGCAGTTGGGATTGTGACTATCGTAAAGGCGTTTTATGTGAGGAACATATCTTTCTTGGCGAGTTGGATACTTGTTATTACCACGCAGGTAATGttttgttgtatatattttCCTACTATACAGACAATTACCGTGTTTTTTCAATGCGACATATTAGCTAATTGATTAGGCAGACAATTAACGTGGGGTTTTGTGGCGGCAAAGTGCAGGTTTTGGGGTATGGATGGGCGGGTATTCTCCGGAAGTACGTGGTGGATCCGGCTACAATGTGGTGGCCTAGTAGTCTGGTTCAGGTCTCTTTGTTTAGGTATGTCGTTTCATAAACAGTCCTCAATCCCTTCCGAAGATTTGAACTCAACTCTGTTACGtttacatttatttttcttttcgatGACTCGTGTTATATGTGTATGtgagacaagctagtgtactggtgggtatgagataccctca contains these protein-coding regions:
- the LOC112178922 gene encoding serine hydroxymethyltransferase 2, mitochondrial, coding for MAMALRRLSSAINRPLLKPFVTANGGSVYHMSALSGQAAQEKEQARTTWIKQLNEPLEVIDPEIADIIELEKARQWKGLELIPSENFTSLSVMQAVGSVMTNKYSEGYPGARYYGGNEYIDMAETLCQKRALEAFQLDPAKWGVNVQSLSGSPANFQAYTGLLKPHERIMALDLPHGGHLSHGYQTDTKKISAVSIFFETMPYRLDETTGYIDYDQLEKSATLFRPKLIVAGASAYARLYDYARIRKVCDKQKAILLADMAHISGLVAAGVIPSPFEYADIVTTTTHKSLRGPRGAMIFFRKGVKNVNKQGQEVMYDYEDKINQAVFPGLQGGPHNHTISGLAVALKQATTPEFKAYQEQVLSNSAKFAESLLEKGYDLVSGGTDNHLVLVNLRDKGIDGSRVEKVLEAAHIAANKNTVPGDVSAMVPGGIRMGTPALTSRGFMEDDFEKVSEYFDAAVKIALKIKAATKGTKLKDFVATLESDGQIQSEIAKLRHEVEQYAKEFPTIGFEKETMRYKE